One stretch of Pigmentiphaga aceris DNA includes these proteins:
- a CDS encoding MFS transporter, with protein sequence MSFAFSQQRLYPIGQGLPDKERVSALIAVMLAVCVATLDTAIANTALPTIAASLQTSDANSIWVVSIYQLAMVAALLPAASLGEVLGHRRVFMGGLIIFTLASLACGLAPSLPWLVGARLVQGLGAAGVMAINGALLRYIYPNSSLGRGMGLNAMVVGLSFAAGPTAASAVLLLGSWHWLFLINVPLCLMAMYFGLRGLPNTSRATYKFDGVAAGLCAVALGLLVLGLGEGAHQATWLAVGIELAVAAVCLVLLMMRQNDHPAPMLAVDLLRRPVFALSAVTAVCSFAAQGLAFVSLPFLLQNMLGYSQVDTGFLITPWPVVVAALAPIAGRLSDRYPAGLLGGGGLVVLSVGLALLATMPATPSVFDILWRMAVCGAGFGFFQSPNLRAIMSAAPPSRSGGASGMVATVRLLGQAIGAALVAACFHVSTGQGAMWALWLAAGFAAVASVTSVSRLIFKASKV encoded by the coding sequence ACACCGCCATCGCCAACACGGCATTGCCGACCATCGCCGCGTCATTGCAAACCAGCGACGCCAATTCGATTTGGGTGGTCAGCATCTACCAGCTTGCGATGGTCGCGGCGCTGTTGCCTGCGGCCTCGCTGGGCGAAGTGCTGGGGCACCGTCGGGTCTTCATGGGCGGGTTGATCATCTTCACGCTTGCTTCCCTGGCATGCGGCCTGGCTCCGTCTTTGCCGTGGCTGGTCGGCGCGCGCCTGGTGCAAGGTCTTGGCGCGGCGGGGGTCATGGCGATCAACGGCGCGCTGCTGCGCTATATCTACCCGAATTCATCGTTGGGCCGTGGCATGGGCCTGAACGCGATGGTTGTGGGCCTGTCGTTCGCCGCCGGGCCGACCGCCGCATCTGCGGTGTTGCTGCTGGGCTCGTGGCACTGGCTGTTCCTGATCAACGTGCCGCTTTGCTTGATGGCCATGTATTTCGGCTTGCGCGGACTGCCGAACACCAGCCGCGCTACTTATAAGTTCGATGGCGTGGCAGCAGGCCTGTGCGCGGTGGCACTGGGCTTGTTGGTGCTTGGCCTGGGCGAGGGTGCGCATCAGGCCACCTGGCTGGCGGTCGGAATCGAGCTTGCCGTGGCAGCCGTTTGCCTGGTGTTGCTGATGATGCGCCAGAACGATCATCCGGCCCCGATGCTGGCCGTGGATCTGCTGCGGCGGCCGGTGTTTGCGCTGTCGGCGGTCACCGCTGTGTGCTCGTTCGCAGCACAGGGACTGGCATTTGTCTCCTTGCCATTTCTGCTGCAGAACATGCTGGGCTATTCCCAGGTGGACACGGGCTTTCTGATCACGCCGTGGCCGGTGGTGGTGGCTGCACTGGCACCTATCGCGGGTCGCTTGTCTGATCGCTACCCAGCCGGTTTGCTTGGGGGCGGTGGGCTGGTCGTGTTGAGCGTAGGACTGGCTTTGCTGGCCACCATGCCAGCCACGCCCAGCGTGTTCGACATCTTGTGGCGCATGGCGGTGTGCGGCGCTGGCTTCGGGTTCTTCCAGTCGCCCAATCTGCGCGCCATCATGAGCGCTGCGCCCCCGTCACGCAGCGGCGGCGCAAGCGGCATGGTGGCCACTGTGCGCCTGCTGGGCCAGGCAATTGGCGCAGCCTTGGTGGCCGCATGTTTTCACGTATCGACCGGGCAGGGCGCAATGTGGGCGTTGTGGCTGGCCGCAGGATTTGCGGCCGTGGCAAGCGTGACGAGTGTGTCGCGTTTGATATTCAAGGCGTCGAAGGTTTAA